The Triticum urartu cultivar G1812 chromosome 6, Tu2.1, whole genome shotgun sequence genome includes the window AATTTGCTCAATTTTTTTATCACAAAAGTGCTCTTGTGAGGTGGAGCTCACGTGCTACAGTAAAATCCGAACAAAAATACTAAACAAGTTCAAACAAAACTAAAAAAAGGTTAGCAACAAACATTGAAGTGTTTCTCACATGTGTGCAAATTTTTGTGATGAAATAACATCAATGGATGTCTTGCAAAAAAAAATTAATGCTCCAAATGCTTCCAAAGTCTTTTTGGAGCATCAATTTTATTTGTTTTGCTTGGACCTCCACGAATGTCATTTCACCGTGAAAATTTGCACGCATGTGAAACACACATCAATGTCTATTGCCAAAAAAATATATCAGATTTTTTTAGCTTTTTTCAGATTTACTGTTGCAAAAGGGTGCATGTGAGCTCAAGCTATATGCTCCATGTCCCTTTTTTCATTCTATCTATCTTTAAGTAGTAGTATATAGTTACCGATTCTAGAGATGCACTCATTTCTTTCTTGTCTAGCCGAAAGATATAATTCTCATATTCACACAAAGAAACAACTAAAGAAAACTTACGAGAGCTCAAATACTAGAGGTAAACTGAAATAAAGCCAAAGTGGAAACTGTATATTTGCCTTCCTTGGAAAACAATGGCTTTTCCATTTCTCTGCTGCGTCAAATCAACATAAGCCATTTCTTATCAACCACATATAAGTCACCTACACCAGCAATAGGAACCCAAAAACAAAGGATAAACCACCAGCTAATATTCTACCAACTAACTAAACAATGAGTAATGGGATGCAAACGGAACAAAATGGCAAGAGTTCAACCAAATGAACAATTAAAACAAGTTTGTTCCTACTTGCCCTAAATACAAAAATGATACAGCAGAAAAGATATTAAGGGACTGAAACAACATAAGCACACACAGAAATTTGTGACAATTGCAGCAATAAGCAAGTTAACAGCAGTACTAGAGTCGAGCAATTTAAATAACAGCAATTTAGTTCAGTATCACCAACACTAATCCTATAAGTCTAATTACTCTTAATAACTCAGTTCATTGTCAATTCCAGCTTCTACCTAGTGAACCATCATTTCTATCAGCAACTCAGCACACATATCAGCTGTCTGCAACATACATCACTAAAGCAAAAGCAAAATTACCGTCCTCCCATTGCCTGAACTCTCATCATCCATGATGGGCTTCTTTGCCTCTTTCTGCCCCACCATTGATAAAGCTAGAATGAAGAAATCAGACCCTGAGAATCTGCAGTTTATTGGCGAATACAATGGCAACCCAGTCAGGCTGGGTAGCTGACCACTGCAGCTGCTCCACCTCCGCCCCTGCAGTGTAAGCCAATATAGGGTCAAGACCACCCTCTGCTGCTGCAGCTGCAGCAGcattgccatttccatttccattgccTCCGCTATTGTTCCCCGTGCCCATGGAGGAGAGGTCCCATATCAGTGCTTGCGAGTCATCCCCAGCTGTGCAAATGTGGCAAGAAGAGTGAGGCGCCCATGCGATTGCATTCACAGGAGCATGATGGCGGTGGAGTTCAACGACAGGCAGTGTTGGGTAGCGAATGTCAAGCACGACCACCTTGGGGCTATCCATGATGATTGTTGCCATATACCTTGGGTCCTGCTTGTTCCACCCCAGCCTAACCAGTGGTGTCGGCAACACAGCCCCACCATCCGTAGCAGCAGAATTGGAGCCGCCGCCAGAACTACTCTCATAGATGATTGTGGAATGTTCCTTATCCCGAAGATCAAACACGCGGACCGAGCCATCCGCAGAAACAGATGCAAAGACACCAGCGCCACCCCAGGCTATGTCATAGACCTCTTTGTCATGGGCTATGAGCTGGGTGTCGACTACCTCACGTTCAACGTCCCAGATGGTGCAAGTGGTATCGATGGATGATGTTCCGATGCGGCGTGGGTCGGCGTCGTTCCAGTCAAAGGAGGTGAGCGGGCCGCAGAAGTCGCTGTTGCGGTTGCCGTTGAGCTCGCAGCACAGCTTGACGCCCGGCTGCTGACCAGCGGGGGCCCCCACGCCGTTGCAGCGGACGGAGCCATTGTTGGAGTCGGCAGCGCCCGGGGCAGCGGCGTCGTCGTCCGTGATGCGCCATATGCGAAGGAGGTCTGCAGAGGTGGCAAGCAGATCGGGGCGGAGGCCTTGGGGGTCCGGGACGAACATGGACTTGGTGGGAGGGAAAGGGTGGTCGAAGGAGAGCACGGGGGCGATGTCACCTGTGGACTCGTCGAGCTGGACCACCTCCACGCGATTGACGAGCTGCTCGAGAAGACTTGCGATGGCGAGTCGGTACTTCTTGTCCCGCCGCACGCTCCAGTTCATACCGTAGATGTGCCAACCGGCCTCGTAGGTATAGATCTCCGACCGCTTCGCCTCACCCCCGCCGCGGCTCCCGCCGTTGCCCTGGTCCTGATCCGCCCACCCATCGGCATCCCcggctgcgccgccgccgcccatgTCGCCGCTGCAGCTCTCAAGGGAACGGATGAGATGGGGAACGGATGATGATTCGGGTACAGGGAAAGGGAAGAGTGGTATGAGGTGAGGATGTTCTGTGTAGCAAACGTGGGCTGGCACGCCCGTCTTGGGCTAAACGGACCGGCACCCGCCTCCCATGACACGCTTGCTACACAGGCCGTGCCATGCGGGCCCACATGCCACACACCTGATTCAAAAAAAAAACGTGCCACGCATCCTGGCCCAGGCCTATACATCTTTTTTTTTTGATAAATTTTCATTCAAATCACGAATCAGTACAAAGTAGTTGACCCTTACAAGCACTCTGAAACGCAAACACAAAAAACCATGAACACCTAGAGTACCCTAAgacaaccataacacaagaagATCTCCGGAGCCCTGTGTCATCATCCCTAAATCTTGAGAGAAGACCCCTGCAGCAGACGGATCTGCAACCAATCGCAAACAGGTCATCATCTTCGACCACGGTACAATTGCCGCCACGCTGCTTCCTCCTTTCTTGACACCAGCACTGAGAGGGCATGGACATCAATCCAACACACCTGCAACAGTCGCCACCATCTTTGGCTTTGAGTACCGCGAAAAGTGTCCCTTCCGAAAGGAAGAGAACTCGAGTCATCCGACCGGTCCAGCACCGCGACCGGGCCATCCGCCCGGACAAAGCAGGATCTCCCACCAGCATCAGcgcagaggaaggagaagaacAGCAGCAGCAAATTATAccaacaaggaagaagaaaggtCTTTGTCTCCCTGCCTCCATCGCCCATCTGAGGATCCAAGCAGCCAGTGCCGATGGACCTCCAACCACCATAGCATGCGACCTCGACGAGATCCGGGGATCCCCAAACACCGCTGGCTCCTAGACGAAGGCAAAAGCCTTGCCTAACCGCGAACGGAGCCCGGAGAAACTTATTCCGACGCGACACCACCGCAACGGCCTCGGCAGCGTCTCCCTCAACCCTAACCCTACCACACACCCACCTAGCGAACAGacccgaggttccccctccctcCCGCCGCCGGAGCGGCCGATGGAGAGAGAGGGAACTAGCGGCGTCACCGGCGGCACGCAAGGGATCCCTCTTCGCCTCCTTGATCGCCTAAATCCTACTTTTCacgcgtgttttggatttacaggaattaaaaaaccaagtttctcaatatttccAGCCGAGGCACGACGCCccgatgtttgaatttcattcccatttcttgcatgggacctagaaattcacccaaggacacacttgtgatttttcaaccaactttggtgcactggagcatgtgcttgtagttcaaatttgaattatgcacattaaatgcccagaaattaaattaatgtataaaaagtcCAAACGAatccggaataattccaaaatttagcacgatacttctatttggtctaatctacctgtgtaaaaaaattaaggcggaaGAAAGCAAtgtatgtcgtttcacacacggaggtgacacgttccctctcagaaccacaagccttcttgagagaagctccggtttgcaagaagcttataccaaagctTGTCCCTATTGGGCCAaattttaccacaacatgttggtgccatgtcatgacaccatgccaagtttcatgattttcaggcgtgttttggatttacaggaattaaaaaccaagtttctcaatctttctggccgagcaacgacgcccagatgtttgaatttcattctcatttcttgcatgggacctagaaattcacccaaggacacacatgtgatttttcaaccaactttggtgcactagagcatgtgcttgtagttcaaatttgaattatgcacattaaatgcccagaaattcaattaatgtataaaaaaggccaaacgaaccccgaataatttcaaaatttagcacgatacttctgtTTGGTCTAATCTATccgtgtaaaaaaattaaggcaggagaagACAATGTACGTCATTTTGCACacagaggtgacacgttccctcccggaaccacgagccttcttgagagaagcttcggtttgcaagaagcttatatcAAAGCTTGTCCTAATTcagccaaaaaaattaccacagcatgttggtgccatgccatgacaccatgtcaagtttcatgattttcaggcgtgttttggatttacaggattaaaaaaccaagtttctcaatttTTCCGGCCGAGCAAcaatgcccagatgtttgaatttcattcgcatttcttgcatgggacctagaaattcacccaaggacacacatgtgattttcaaccaactttagtgcactggagcatgtgcttgtagttcaaatttgaattatgcacattaaattcctagaaattcaattaatgtataaaaaaggccaaacaaacccagaataattccaaaatttagcacgatacttatatttggtctaatctgcctgtgtaaaaaattaaggcgggagaaggcaatgtttgtcgtttcgcacatggaggtgacatgttccctctcggaaccacgagccttcttcatagaagctccggtttgcaagaagcttataccaaagcttgtcccaattcggccaaaaaatattaccacaacatgttggtgccatgtcatgacaccatgtcaagtttcatgatttttaggcgtgttttggatttacaggaattaaaaaaacaagtttctcaatctttccggccaagCAACGACGCCcagatatttgaatttcattcgcatttcttgcatgggacctagaaattcacccaaggacacacatgtgattttcaaccaactttggtgcactggagcatgtgcttgtagttcaaatttgaattatgcacattaagttcccagaaattcaattaatgtataaaaaaggccaaacgaacccgaaataattccaaattttagcacgatatttatatttggtctaatctgcctgtgtaaaaaaattaaggcgggagaaggcagtgtatgtcgtttcgcacatggaggtgacacgttccctctcggaaccacgatcCTTCTTGAGAtaagcttcggtttgcaagaagcttgtACCAAAGCTTGttccaattcggccaaaaaatttaccacagcatgttggtgctatgtcatgacaccatgccaagtttcatgattttcagccgtgttttgaatttacatgaattaaaaaaaccaagtttctcaatctttccgttCGAGCCACGTCGCCCAGATGTTcgaattttattcccatttcttgtatgggacctagccaaatcatcaatcttgaGTAATTTTACTTCAACCATAGCATTGAAAACTTTTTGCGAattaataaattctttaatattgttctcaagatcagagggtattttattataatttccatatgaattgttgtaggaattaccttaattattagaggaattactaggaaacggcctaggcttgaaattacctctatatgcgttattaccaaaattgttcctaccaacaaaattcacatccatatattcattattattgtcaataaaagtagacaaaggcatatcattaggatcaatagttacaattttactagcaaccaatttcataagttcatccatcttccCACTCAAAGTATTAATTTCTTCAATCGCATACActttttttactagtggaagatctttcggtatgccattgagaataattagcCATAATGTTATTTAGGAATTTAGTAGCTTCTCCCAAAGTAGTTTCCATAAAGTACCTCCTGAGGcggaatctaaaatatttctagatgcaaaattcaatccggcatacattttttgtatgatcatccataaacttaaaccatgagtagggcaatttcttatcatcaatttcatcctctcccaagattgtgtaacatgttcatgatcaagttgcttaaaattcataatatcgttcctaagggagatgatcttagaggGAGGAAAGTACTTGgaaaataaaagcatctttacacttatttcatgaatcaatactatttttaggcaaagatgaaaaccaagttttagcgcGATCTTGTAGTGAGGACGAAACTAGCTTCAAtctaacaatatcattatccacatctttcttcttttgcatatcacacaactCAACGAAAGTATTTAGATGGGATGTGGCATCTTCACTACGAaggccggaaaattgatctttcataacaagattgaGCAAACCagcattaatttcataagattccgcactagtggcgggagaaATCGGAgcactaataaaatcattattattagtatTGGAAAAGTCATGCAACTTGGTATTTTCTTGAGACATTGTGACAAAGCAAGCAACCTAACACACGAGCAACCAAAAAGCTAACGAAAATACGAACGAAAGAAGGGCTAATAAAAAGgaaaatatttttgtgtttttctaaaaacgttttagaagtgggggagagggaaacaggaggcaaatggcaaataatgtaatgcaagagatgagagtttatggtGGGTACTTGGTGGGATTGatgtagatctccccgacaacggcgccaaaaattcttcctgctacttcttcagcttgcgttgatttttcccttggagaggaaagggtgatgcagcaaagtagagataagtatttcccttagctaagaaccaaggtatcaatccagtaggagatacacgcaagtctccaatctatgcaccttCACAAACAatcaaatacttgcacccaacgtgataaaagggttgtcgatcccttcacggtcacttgcaatgatgagatctaatagagatagatataaaagattactaaaatgtaaaagaaaataaaagtaaataaattgcagcaaggtttttggtttatagatctgaaaatatatgatggaaaatagacccgggggccataggtttcattagaggcttctctcttgaaggaaaataatacggtgggtgaacaaattactatcgagcaattgatagaaaagcgcaaagttatgacgatatccaaggcaatgattatgaatataggcatcatgtctgtgtcaagtaggtcgaatccttcctgcatctactactattactccacacatcgaccgctatccaacatgcatctagagtattaagctcATAAGAACGgtgtaacgccttaagtaagatgacatgatgtagagggataaactcaaacaatatgatgaaaaccccatctttttatccttgatggcaacaatacaatatgtgccctgctacccctactttgtcactgggtgaggacaccgcaagattaaacccaaaactaagcacctctcgcattgcaagaaaaaccaatctagttgtccaaaccaaaccgataattcgaagagaaatacaaagatatcaaatgatgcatataagaattcagagaagactcaaataatattcatagataatctgatcataaatccacaattcatcgaatctcgacaaagacaccgcaaaagaatattacatcggatagaactccaagaagatcgaagagaacattgtattgaagatcaaagagagataagaagccatctagctactagctgtggacccgtaggtttgtggtaaactactcacacttcattgaaagggcagcaaggttgatgtagatgcccttcgtgatcgaatccccctccggtagggtgccgaaaaaggccccaagatgggatctcacgggaacagaggcttgtggcggtggaaaagtattttggtggatgcttctgtTAGTTTGGGAATATTTCTAAATTTATAGGCCAAGAATTAGGATTGgaggagctccgaggggcccacaagccctcagGGCGCGCCCTTGAGGCTTGTGGCCGCCTCGGGACTCCtctgacttcatctccaagtcctaCGTGTGTCCGCTGGTCCAAGAAAAACCATgtaaagttttattccatttggagtccgtttgatattccttttctgtataACTCAAAACAATGaaaaactagcactgggctctaggttaataagttcatcccaaaaataatataaaatatcatattaatgcatatgaaacatccaaaacagataatataatggcatggaacaatcaaaaattatagatacgttggagacgtatcagatggCGAGGAAGCAAACTGCACCAAGCATACAAGTCAAGACCAAGCCAGATAAGCAGCTCTTTAAGGGATCAAAAggcggatcaagaagaccaagacaaGCCAAGGCAACAAAATATCGCTAAGGGaaagcctcccttgccgggctGGCGAGCTTGGTCAGGTCGGGGCCGCCCCAAGGACGAATCCAAGATTTCCCCGGCAGGATTGCTGGGGCCGCTAAAGGCAAATCTCCCCGCCAAGACTACACCGCTACACCGCACCGCGACGCAGGTCATctatcagtgcggtgtcaagcccgTAAGTGATTAAGTGGCTGTCATTTGGCACATGCTAGCCATTTGGAAGGAAGATTACCTCTATATGACACCCGTCCAGAGGCGTGTCAAGCAGACGGGTAGAAGATGATTAAGCCACGCAGCAGGCTTGTCGGGCTGCATCCTCAACATGACACCTAGCAGTGCATTTAATGCGCTTTGTCCTAATTgccagagttaggtatgatagcactgttagCTATCTAATCACTAGAAAAGACTATTTTGCCACTGTGGTTACCCCTTAGCCTATAAAAGGAGGGCTATGGCAATCTAGAAAAAGATTCGGACCCTTGTACACTCATATGCGTGTAGCTGCTCTCCTCGAGATGACCTTGCCGGGCTTGAGCACTGCGTGTTCATCGTGGTCCTTCcctcaatccaccaaagcaggagtagggttttacgctccacagcagcccgaacctgggtaaaacccaCCAGCGTCACCCCTGTTGTGTTGTTCCATGGCTTCTTCTCTTTACGCAACGTGACCTCCCCCCCTTGCCGAACCACAAAGAGGCTGATGGCACCATAGGTGATCGTGTCCCAccacgacatctttggcgcgctaggtaggggctGGAGCTTGCGCGAATCCGAGGTTGTGAACAACGCGTCAATCTTCATCATTGTCTTCTTCATCATTGGCTTCATCATCCATGTCGCCCAAGAAGAAGCGCGGCGCAACAGCTCATCCTTCTACCTCAAAGGCCCCCTCGCATGTAGCCGCAGATACCGCAGGTGCTGTGGCGGTGTTGGGGGATGCAGGTGCCATAGGGGATGCTACCGATGCAGGCGGCGCTGTCGTCATTCCCCCTACGGCCGAAGCGGGAGTGGAAGACGATGGGGAGGGCGACATGAACAACATCCCGACGGCCGTGTCCCACAAGGCGTGGGTGGGGAGAATGTTCAGTCCCACCTCCCCACCGCGCTGGTGGGCGCAGCCGCAGCGACAACGCCCGCTCTAGTGTGAGTCGTGACCCCCTAGCTTTCCCTATTATAGGCATAGCTACTGGGCACGCGCCTTGCCCAGGGAAGGGTAACCAAGACGAAGTGCCGAACGAGGTCGTAAACCCCCAGGCACACCCCTCTCACCACCGTAATGCCGTGGCGACTAGCTCACAGCAACGAGAACGCGGCGCTGCCACTACTAGTACTATAAGGAGTCGAGCGACGTCGTGGTCTGCCTCGTCGTCTATGCCAAGCAATGCTTCGGAAGCCACATGGCGCGAGCCAAACTCCTGCTAAGATTCCCGCCTGCGGCCGATCAATGGGATGAGTGGAGGGCCACCATCTAGAGTTTGATCGATTTTGCTGAGGTGGAAGGAAAGCAGTGGGTGGGCCCGCCACGGCGTCCGCAAGCAACAACAACGGCCTGACCTTCTGACCGTGTTGAGAGGGCCACCCTAATGGTGCAATCCCCTCCACGATAGCCAGCGCAAAGGCTTCAACCAGAACCACGCGACCAGGAGCCCGATGAGGCGTAATGGCTTCATTTGATCCACGGGCCCATCTAGATCAATGGCAAGTCCTGGAAGATCGGCGAAGGGAAGATGCACGTGTCACTATAGAGCGGCGCCACGAGACCCGCTGCCAATCTGACAGGCGCAATGGCCGAGACGTCGACGAACCCACGCCCAGTGAAGGTTGATACTTGCCTTTCGAGGTTGAGTGCCCTGCCTTCACTCGCGAGCTGCggaaagtccgttggccatcTTCCCATGTTTCCAAATTAGAAATACCAGAGAAGTATGATGGAAGGCTGAACCCGGCAGAGTTCTCATCTACACAATTGCTATTCAAGCTGCCGAAGGAAGAGATGAGAATGTTCCCCAACTACTTCTCAAGCCAAACATCAGGTCATGGCCGATGCACCTGCCGGAGAATTCCATTTCATCCTGGGCTGACATGTGAAATGAGTTTGTTGGTGCATTTACGAGCGTTCACCAAGAGCCTGGGTGGCCCAGCTAGTTGCAACTCCTACCACTGAAGGAAGGGGAAAGTTTGCAGAAGTACATGCATAGGTTTAGCCGGGTGCACATGAACATTCCAGATATCCACCCGGTAGCTGTAATTGCCGCGTTCCAATCAAACATGTGCAACAGGAGGATGCGTTCCAAGATGAACGTCtggttgcccaagactgtgaatgAGCTATACACCTTGGCGGATAAGTGCACCCGTACAGAGGAAGGGAGGCGACTCCCCAGAGAAGAGGACGACATCAAAGTTGACTCAGAGGATGAAGACGACGCCAATAACCTGAAGACGAAGAATAAAAAGTGCAACAAGAAGCGTAAAGAGAAGGCAGTACTGGCTGTTGAGGATTCTGGCACCCCTAGTACCAGCAAGAAATCCAAGACCGAAGCCCCCGGCAAGGAAGTTTTCATGTGCACTGATTGCCAGGAGGCTGCCGCGGCCGAAAAAGCCGGGAAGACAAATGGGCCGTACTACAAGATCCATCAAACCAAGGGCCATGATCTCCAAGAGTGTCATCAGGTTGAGAAATTCGTGAAAAGGCAAAAAGCTGAGTATCGGAAGCATGACAAGGGGAGAGACCAAGAAGGTGCTGGTGGGAAGGGCCGAGGCGGTAGAGGAGGCCACCGCAGCAAGACTCCCCAGCAGAAAGAAAAGCCTGCTAGAGGACGTGAAAAGAAGGAAggtgatgatgaaagtgatgaaggggatgaagaggaaaccagtgagcAAGAGTTCCAGAAAGCAACTAAGACCCTCTGCATTGGCAGAGGCGCATCATTGCACTCCTTTCACCGCCAGCTCAAACACTGGGCATGTGAGGTCACTGCCATAGAGCCAGCAGCAGATTCCCAGAAGCCTATCAAATTGTCccgcacgcctatcatctttgacgaAGAGGATCACCCTGACTGCACCACTGTAGTagggtgtttgccattgttggtttcgcCAACAATCCACAACCTCAAGGACAcaaagatgctagttgacggtgGGGCAGGGTTGAATCTAATTTCCCCCAAGGTGATTAGCAAGGACACAAAGAGCTCAAGATTACTGGCACGTTTCAAGGAATCAACCCCGGCAGGAGTCATCCTAAATGGAAGATTACGCTGCCGGTCAAGGTTTGGCGGAGAACTAAACTACTAGACCAAGAGggttgtgtttgatgtggtcgaGCTCCCCTTGCCATACAATAGGATTCTTGGTCGTCCAGCTCTGGCAAAGTTCATGGCGGCATctcactatgcctacaacactcTGAAAATGCTAGGGCCAATGGGCGTCATTTCCATCCCGTCGGATAAGAAATATGCAATCATATGCATGGATAAGATGTACCGGGATGCAGTCGCTACCGAGGCCACAGAAGCTGCAGCTCCTACCAAGGAAAACAAgaaagcaaagaaggctatcaggGATGCCGGCAAGGAATCCGGGAAGCGCGCCTCTCCGGAGTGCGCTGCATCCATCGATGATTTGCCTGAGAGTTCCATTAGCAAGAGCTCCAAAGTTGCTTCGCCTATTGTAAAgaaggtcccggcagggctggATGGCACTGGTGGTACATTCACCATCAGCTCTgcccttgatgacaaataggaaagcacgctcgttGCCTTCCTACAGGCGAATGTCTATGTGTTTGCTTGGCAACCATCTGACATCctcggtgttcccagggaggcaatcgagcaccaccttgttgtctgccCTCGTGCCCGGCctgtcaagcagaaagtcaggaagcaagctttggagcaACTACAATTCATTGTcaaagagatcaagaaacttgaaGCGGCTGGTTAGGTCAGAGGAGTGTTGCATCCGATGTGGTTGGCGAACCCGATGGTGGTGCTCAAGGcgaatgggaaatggaggctttgcatagacTTCATAGATCTGAACAAGGCATGCCCAAAGGACCCTTTCCCCTTGCCGCGCATCGATCAGATCGTGGATTCCACTTCTGGGTGTTATTTGCTTtcctttttggatgcatactccggataccatgagatattcatgtccaaggaagacaAGGAGAAGACCTCATTCATAACCCCATGTGGAACGTACTGCTTTGTGTGGATGCCCTTCGGGTTAAAGAGCACTGGATCCACTTCTGTGAGAGCACTCCAAATTGGGTTTGAGTCTCAGCTGCACAGGAATGTAGAAGCTTACATGgatggtcaaaaccaaggataaATCAACACTTATTTAGGACTTGGAAGAGACCTTtgcaaacctgcgcaagatcaacttgaagctgaaccctgagaaatGTGTATTTGgcgttccctccggcaagctacttggCTTCTTTGTGTCTCTCCGAGGGATAGAGGCCAACCCCGACAATATCAAAGCGATCGAGCACATTCAAGCACCCAAGACAGTCAAAGACGCGAGGCGCTTAACTGGATGTGTTGCCACAATGAgtaggttcatttccaagtctatCGAGCGCGCCCTGTCGTTCTTCAAAATTCTAAAGAAGGCAGGGCCAATGAAGTGGACCTCGGAGGCAGAAGCAGTGTTGCAAGACCTGAAAGTCTATCTTTCCTATGCTCCCACCTTGGTCACTCATAAAccacaagagccgttgctgctatacttagcggcaaccaatcaagtggttagtgcagcGCTGGTGGCGCAGCGGGAAGTAGATGAAAGAACAGTCGTAGCTACTGTCCTCCCCGAAGAAGGAATTGGACGGGTCACGGCAAGGTTGGATACAGATCAGGGAGAAGCAGGGCAATCTAGCAATAGCAGTTCTGAATCCATGACAA containing:
- the LOC125513425 gene encoding WD repeat-containing protein LWD1-like yields the protein MGGGGAAGDADGWADQDQGNGGSRGGGEAKRSEIYTYEAGWHIYGMNWSVRRDKKYRLAIASLLEQLVNRVEVVQLDESTGDIAPVLSFDHPFPPTKSMFVPDPQGLRPDLLATSADLLRIWRITDDDAAAPGAADSNNGSVRCNGVGAPAGQQPGVKLCCELNGNRNSDFCGPLTSFDWNDADPRRIGTSSIDTTCTIWDVEREVVDTQLIAHDKEVYDIAWGGAGVFASVSADGSVRVFDLRDKEHSTIIYESSSGGGSNSAATDGGAVLPTPLVRLGWNKQDPRYMATIIMDSPKVVVLDIRYPTLPVVELHRHHAPVNAIAWAPHSSCHICTAGDDSQALIWDLSSMGTGNNSGGNGNGNGNAAAAAAAEGGLDPILAYTAGAEVEQLQWSATQPDWVAIVFANKLQILRV